The proteins below come from a single Pseudomonas chlororaphis genomic window:
- a CDS encoding benzene 1,2-dioxygenase has protein sequence MSLGNDYLNALLEEDKEKGIYRCKREMFTDPRLFELEMTHIFEGNWIYLAHESQLPNNNDFLTTTMGRQPIFIARNKDGVLNAFLNACSHRGAMLCRHKSGNRSSYTCPFHGWTFNNSGKLLKVKDPSEAGYPESFNCEGSHDLTKVARFESYRGFLFGSLNADVKPLAEHLGESSKIIDMIVDQSPEGLEVLRGSSSYIYEGNWKLTAENGADGYHVSSVHWNYAATQNQRKQRESGEEIKTMSAGSWAKNGGGFYSFDHGHLLLWTRWANPEDRPAYERRDELARDFGQARADWMIENSRNLCLYPNVYLMDQFSSQIRIARPISVDKTEITIYCIAPKGESAEARAKRIRQYEDFFNVSGMATPDDLEEFRSCQTGYGAGRGWNDMSRGAEHWVEGADTAAQEIGLKPLLSGKRTEDEGLFVLQHKYWQETMLKAASAEQPLIPVEAVQ, from the coding sequence ATGTCCCTGGGAAACGATTACCTGAATGCCCTGCTTGAAGAAGACAAGGAGAAGGGCATCTACCGTTGCAAACGGGAGATGTTCACCGATCCACGTCTGTTCGAACTGGAGATGACGCACATCTTCGAAGGCAACTGGATTTACCTTGCCCACGAAAGCCAGCTTCCCAACAACAACGACTTCTTGACCACCACCATGGGGCGCCAGCCGATTTTCATCGCGCGCAACAAGGACGGTGTGCTCAATGCCTTTCTCAACGCCTGTAGCCACCGCGGCGCCATGCTCTGCCGACACAAGTCCGGCAATCGTTCCAGCTACACCTGCCCATTTCACGGCTGGACGTTCAACAACAGCGGCAAACTGCTCAAGGTCAAGGATCCGAGCGAGGCCGGATACCCCGAAAGCTTCAATTGCGAGGGTTCCCATGACCTCACAAAAGTTGCTCGTTTCGAGTCCTATCGTGGCTTCCTGTTTGGCAGCCTCAATGCCGACGTAAAACCTTTGGCGGAGCATCTGGGCGAATCATCGAAAATCATCGACATGATCGTGGACCAATCGCCGGAAGGGTTGGAGGTGCTGCGCGGATCCAGTTCCTATATCTACGAAGGCAACTGGAAGCTGACCGCCGAAAACGGCGCCGACGGCTACCACGTGAGCTCTGTGCACTGGAACTACGCAGCCACGCAGAACCAGCGCAAGCAACGTGAGTCGGGCGAAGAAATCAAAACCATGAGTGCCGGTAGCTGGGCAAAAAACGGCGGTGGTTTCTACTCCTTTGACCACGGCCATTTGTTGCTCTGGACGCGTTGGGCCAACCCCGAGGATCGACCTGCATACGAGCGTCGTGATGAGTTGGCACGTGACTTCGGACAGGCCCGGGCCGATTGGATGATCGAAAACTCCCGCAACCTCTGTCTGTACCCGAACGTGTATTTGATGGACCAGTTCAGTTCGCAGATTCGCATCGCTCGGCCCATCTCGGTCGATAAGACTGAAATCACCATTTACTGCATCGCCCCCAAAGGCGAAAGCGCCGAGGCGCGCGCCAAGCGCATACGCCAATACGAAGACTTCTTCAACGTCAGCGGTATGGCCACGCCGGATGATTTGGAAGAGTTCCGCTCCTGCCAAACTGGCTACGGTGCTGGGCGTGGATGGAACGACATGTCCCGTGGTGCAGAACATTGGGTCGAGGGCGCAGACACTGCCGCACAGGAAATCGGCCTCAAGCCGCTGCTCTCCGGCAAGCGCACTGAAGACGAGGGCCTGTTTGTCCTGCAACACAAATATTGGCAAGAAACCATGCTCAAGGCCGCATCCGCCGAGCAGCCATTGATTCCGGTGGAGGCCGTGCAATGA
- the benD gene encoding 1,6-dihydroxycyclohexa-2,4-diene-1-carboxylate dehydrogenase (catalyzes the degradation of 2-hydro-1,2-dihydroxy benzoate to catechol) — MKNRFENKVALVTGAAQGIGRSVCEQLRAEGARVVAVDRSELVHELKQDDVLTLVADLEMHTECMSVMAAAVEAFDSLHILINNVGGTIWTKPFERYEAAQIESEVRRSLFPTLWCCHAALPYMLEQGHGVIVNVSSIATRGVNRVPYGAAKGGVNALTACLAFENAERGIRVNAIATGGTEAPPRRIPRNTAQPTEEEKVWYQQIVDQTIQSSLMKRYGTIDEQVATILFLASDDASYITGVTLPVSGGDLG; from the coding sequence ATGAAAAACAGATTCGAAAACAAGGTTGCCTTGGTAACCGGCGCGGCTCAAGGCATTGGTCGAAGCGTGTGTGAGCAATTGCGGGCCGAGGGCGCGCGGGTTGTTGCGGTTGATCGATCGGAGCTGGTGCATGAGCTCAAACAAGACGACGTATTGACCCTCGTCGCCGATCTGGAAATGCACACCGAATGCATGTCGGTGATGGCAGCCGCCGTCGAGGCTTTCGACAGCCTGCACATATTGATCAACAACGTGGGCGGGACTATCTGGACCAAACCGTTCGAGCGTTACGAGGCCGCGCAAATCGAGTCGGAAGTGCGTCGCTCGTTGTTTCCGACCCTCTGGTGCTGTCACGCGGCGTTGCCCTACATGCTCGAACAAGGGCACGGCGTGATCGTCAACGTCTCGTCAATCGCGACCCGGGGCGTCAACCGTGTTCCTTATGGCGCAGCCAAAGGTGGCGTTAACGCCTTGACCGCCTGCTTGGCGTTCGAGAATGCCGAACGTGGTATCCGGGTCAATGCGATCGCGACCGGGGGCACCGAGGCGCCACCGCGGCGTATCCCCCGCAACACCGCGCAGCCAACCGAAGAAGAGAAGGTTTGGTATCAGCAAATCGTCGACCAGACGATTCAAAGCAGTTTGATGAAGCGCTACGGAACGATCGACGAACAGGTCGCCACGATCCTGTTCCTGGCCTCGGATGACGCGTCCTATATCACCGGCGTAACGCTGCCAGTCAGTGGCGGTGACCTCGGCTGA
- a CDS encoding AraC family transcriptional regulator: MDSHLLSERSSIFRDADPYAVSDYVNLHVGSHRIGLSRTTHPQASLNHRKFAGLDLCRISYGGSVRVTSPALESVYHLQVLLSGNCLWRGYKHEHYLLPGELLLINPDDPVDLTYSQDCEKFIVKLPVQLLESICDELRWLRPATGIRFLRNHYQLDELEGFLGLLAMICQESEASTPIMRVQEHYAQIIGSKLLSLMTTNVSREGAGSQSASFDRILDYIDRNLKQDLNAEHLAQQVSMSTRSLYVLFERHLGITPLQYIRQRKLERIQACLSDPSCPVRSLTEVALDYGFLHLGRFSELYRSQFGELPSQTLKSRV; this comes from the coding sequence ATGGATAGCCATCTGCTCAGTGAGCGCAGTAGCATTTTTCGGGATGCGGATCCTTACGCGGTGTCCGACTACGTGAACTTGCACGTTGGATCCCATCGCATCGGTCTCTCTCGAACCACCCACCCCCAGGCCAGCCTGAACCATCGAAAATTCGCCGGTCTCGATCTGTGCCGCATCAGCTACGGCGGAAGCGTGCGTGTCACGTCGCCTGCGCTGGAAAGCGTCTACCACCTTCAGGTGTTGCTTAGCGGCAATTGTTTGTGGCGAGGCTATAAGCATGAACACTACCTGCTCCCGGGCGAATTGCTGCTGATCAATCCAGACGATCCTGTCGACCTGACGTACTCCCAGGACTGCGAGAAATTCATTGTTAAGTTGCCCGTTCAGTTGCTTGAATCGATATGTGATGAGCTGCGATGGTTGCGGCCCGCGACGGGCATACGTTTTCTGCGTAACCACTATCAGCTGGATGAGTTGGAAGGGTTTCTTGGCTTACTGGCGATGATTTGCCAGGAGTCCGAGGCCAGTACTCCGATCATGCGGGTACAAGAGCATTACGCCCAGATAATTGGCAGCAAGCTGCTGTCGCTCATGACGACCAACGTCAGCCGCGAAGGCGCAGGATCACAATCGGCCAGCTTCGATCGCATTCTCGATTACATAGACCGAAATCTGAAACAGGACTTGAACGCCGAGCACTTGGCACAACAGGTCAGTATGAGCACCAGGTCCTTGTACGTGCTGTTCGAGCGCCACTTGGGTATCACACCCTTGCAGTACATTCGCCAGCGCAAATTGGAACGCATTCAAGCTTGCCTGAGCGACCCGAGTTGCCCGGTCCGTAGCCTGACTGAAGTGGCGCTGGACTACGGCTTTCTTCACTTGGGCCGCTTCTCTGAGCTTTACCGTTCGCAGTTCGGCGAGCTTCCTTCGCAAACCCTCAAATCACGCGTCTGA
- a CDS encoding benzene 1,2-dioxygenase — protein MSTYDVVRDFLYREARYLDDAQWDQWLELYAVDATFWMPAWDDNDTLTEDPQSEISLIWYGNRGGLEDRVFRIKTERSSASTPDTRTSHNLSNIEIVEQTEGQCLVRFNWHTLSFRYQVTDSFFGSSFYTLDLRGDQPLIKAKKVVLKNDYVRQVIDIYHI, from the coding sequence ATGAGTACTTATGACGTTGTGCGTGACTTTCTCTATCGCGAAGCTCGCTACCTGGACGATGCCCAATGGGATCAATGGCTGGAGCTGTACGCCGTTGATGCCACGTTCTGGATGCCGGCCTGGGACGACAATGACACGCTGACCGAAGATCCGCAAAGTGAAATATCGCTGATCTGGTACGGCAACCGTGGCGGTCTGGAAGATCGTGTGTTTCGCATCAAGACCGAGCGCTCCAGTGCGTCCACTCCGGACACGCGTACCTCTCACAACCTGAGCAATATTGAAATTGTCGAGCAGACCGAAGGCCAGTGCCTGGTGCGTTTTAACTGGCACACCCTGAGCTTTCGCTACCAGGTAACGGACAGCTTTTTCGGCAGCAGTTTCTACACCCTCGACCTGCGCGGCGACCAGCCGCTTATCAAGGCGAAGAAAGTCGTGCTGAAAAACGATTACGTCCGCCAAGTCATCGACATTTATCACATCTGA
- a CDS encoding NADH oxidase, with the protein MSFQIALNFEDGITRFIEAQGHETVADAAYRQGINIPLDCRDGACGTCKCFAEAGRYDMGDNFIEDALSEDELTQGYVLTCQMRAQSDCVVRVPAASQVCKIEQASFQASISDVRQLSQSTIALSIKGDGLNKLAFLPGQYVNLQVPGSEQTRAYSFSSLQKDGEVSFLIRNVPGGLMSSFLTGLAKAGDSMNLAGPLGSFYLREIKRPLLLLAGGTGLAPFTAMLEKIAEQGSEHPVHLIYGVTNDFDLVELDRLEAFAASIPNFSFRACVANPESTYPFKGYVTQHIEPCHLNGGEVDVYLCGPPPMVEAVNHYIREQGINPANFYFEKFAPAAA; encoded by the coding sequence ATGAGTTTCCAGATCGCATTAAATTTCGAAGACGGGATCACCCGCTTCATTGAGGCCCAGGGGCACGAAACCGTCGCTGATGCGGCGTATCGCCAAGGCATCAACATCCCGCTGGACTGCCGTGACGGCGCGTGCGGCACCTGCAAATGTTTCGCCGAGGCCGGGCGTTACGACATGGGTGACAACTTCATCGAAGATGCCCTGAGCGAAGACGAGCTTACCCAAGGTTACGTGCTGACGTGCCAGATGCGCGCTCAGAGCGATTGCGTCGTGCGGGTGCCCGCAGCTTCGCAAGTCTGCAAGATCGAACAGGCGAGTTTCCAGGCATCAATCAGCGATGTGCGACAACTGTCTCAAAGCACCATCGCGCTATCGATCAAGGGCGATGGCCTAAACAAGCTGGCGTTCCTGCCGGGCCAATACGTCAACTTGCAAGTACCCGGTAGCGAACAGACACGCGCCTATTCTTTCAGCTCGTTGCAGAAAGACGGTGAGGTCAGCTTCTTGATCCGTAACGTACCGGGCGGCCTGATGAGCAGTTTCCTGACCGGCCTGGCCAAGGCCGGCGATAGCATGAACCTGGCCGGCCCCTTGGGTAGTTTCTACCTGCGTGAAATCAAGCGACCACTGCTGCTGCTCGCTGGCGGCACCGGGCTGGCGCCATTCACAGCCATGCTAGAAAAAATCGCGGAGCAGGGCAGTGAGCATCCGGTGCACTTGATCTATGGCGTCACCAATGATTTCGATTTGGTCGAGTTGGATCGGTTGGAAGCTTTCGCCGCGAGCATCCCCAACTTCAGTTTTCGCGCCTGTGTGGCCAATCCGGAAAGTACTTATCCGTTCAAGGGCTATGTCACTCAGCACATCGAGCCCTGTCATCTCAACGGGGGCGAGGTAGACGTTTATTTGTGCGGCCCGCCACCGATGGTCGAAGCGGTCAACCATTACATCCGCGAGCAAGGGATTAACCCTGCCAATTTCTATTTCGAAAAGTTCGCGCCTGCCGCGGCCTGA